The Haliotis asinina isolate JCU_RB_2024 chromosome 2, JCU_Hal_asi_v2, whole genome shotgun sequence genomic interval TCTGACATGAGAATGTAAAAACTGTTTATCTTATCCGCATTATCTTTTCATAAAGTCCTTGCGTTTCTGAAAATATGGGCACTCCTAGACAGGAAAGGTCAGCAGCATTATATATTTATGCATGTGTGAGGGGATGTAAGGCATTGGTGGTCTGACATGGTTCTCCGACGGTTTGTTGCAGACTGTTATTTACGGACATTCGCCATATATGATGTACATTACCACAACGAAGTAAAGCAACAACGAGTTGTAAAATAATGATGAGGCTCAGTAAACGTGATGATGTGCAATTTTACAAACACCAGGCATAAACTGTTCAAAACACATCAATAATTCTGTGTATTGGCCTCAGACCCATTTGGAAAAGTCTATACTGGGGCTGAGACGATCTCACACACACGAATGAAACCGTTTTTCCGTCACAGACGAAAAGgctaaatgtacatgtatttagtttTAAGACGGTCTCACAAACACGGATGGCTATGTTAGCTCTTAGACAGTCTCCCGTATATGGACTTTGTGCTTGTTCCAAAGGTGTCCGTTAGTATCTGCTAACTTGAATGTCCGTCCGTGACAGCCAAATGGATATTGGTCCACCCTTGGCGTTCTCACAATATTCAGTGACGGGCATAGTCACTCCTTCCAATTGGTGTTGAAGGCCCAGTTGACAGCTGTGTTGATAagagcactcactcactcactcactcacttagtacTTAGTAATCTCACTCTTTGTTGAAAGACATCTATGCACTTATGACACCCACCACAAATCAATAAGTATCATTTTGTCTTGCGCTGATCTGCCTATATTGCAATACCATTAAAGTGTCATATAACATCCGGGGTATTGTCACGTGACTAACAGGGGATCGTCTTCCCGTGAATCTGATTCCGGTTTAGGTTGTCCAGTATTCTGCAAAAAAGAATAGAAAAATCAATAACGTCCTGTTTACTCTATTCAGCAAAAATAATTATATTGATTTTCCGCCACACGTTACATCATAAACATGAAGGCTAATGATGAATATGATTATGAGGAAATGATCGATGGGTTTATGTCCGCACTTAATCAGACATGTGCATGCCATGTACTGTGTGATAATAAGCAGAAAATCTTTTGACTTTAATAGTGAACCGAGGCACATATAGTCCGACGTGATCTGTTAACACATTAACGAAGGAAAAacgtatttttttaaaacaaggtGCAATCAGGAAGGCTAGGAACTAATCCAAGACATTCCATAATCCACACTTTTAAAGTCCTATCCCCAGAGTGCCAAACAGTCAATACCCAGTCAGGCTGGCTATGCCTGAACGTTACTAGCCCAAaacataattcactagcccataatttgaatgtagacatttcataattAGGCTTAAGCTTCTAGTATGCCGAGCATTGTTATCAAGCCATattcttgcatgatttaaaggtGTATTATAACATacgtcggagagagtgatatagtTACCAAATTATCCCATGAACATTCACTAACCATTGGTCACTGTGACTCTGAAGATTACCGGCCCGACTATATTTTTGCTAGCCACGGGCTGTCGGGCCAGTATCTATTTCGTACACTGTCTTTGTCAAATCAACATCGGCGTGTGGCAGATCTAGAATCAGGCAGGCAGCGGTTACTGTCCATTCATGAGATGACTGATACTAAAAGCCTGCCACAACACCCCACACCGTTTTCCACCTTGAAACAATTCTCATCTTCATTGTTAATCAGCAATGCTCTCGCACTCTACCATTGCAATACATGTCGTTACATTTCattgtgatacaaaatactgatAGAGCTCAAGTAGGAGCttccaagaaaaaataagatacgagtgaatgagtttacttttactccgcactcagcaatattccagctatatggcgacggtttgtaaacaatccaatctggaccagctgatcaacagcatgaacatcgatctgcgcaactgggaaccaatgacgtgtcagccaagtcagcgagtctgatcacccgattcagttagtcgcctctcacgataTAATCGCCTTTCATAGTAAGGTAAGAGCATTAGTAAGATGCTATGTCATAAAATGCTATGCTTCCCAAATAACTCCACACAGTCAGTcttaggggcgatggggtagcctagtggttaaagcgttcgctcgccacgctgacgacatgggttcgattgcccacatgggtacaatgtctcacgcccatttctggtgtctccgctgtgatattgctggaatattgctatgatGAGAAAGACGGAAGAGTTGCAGGCCTCAGGTTCCGTCGAAAGCACGATCAAAGGAACAGTGTCCCAGATTGGGAACAGACATCAATTCAATCActataggtgagtgagtgagtatgttatTACGCTGGTTATAGCAATATCAAGGCttggaataccagaaatggactccaaACATAgcatcatgtggggaatcgaacccgtgtcatcGACGTGAAGAGCgggcactttaaccacaaggctaccccccACCGCCCCGTAACTCTTATAATAACCTCCAGACTTTGGTTCCTCAGCTTTCTCTGGCGTTTCCGTCTGTACAATGTATACACGACACTGATCACGACCAGCACGGCCCCGACACAGGGCAACACATAATGTAATACAGACACTGCCTGGACAACCTCCACTAACTCCGTCCGCAGCTGACTTGCTAGGCCATCGGTTATTAGAGTGCtctggaaaaaaacaaacacaatgtctGCAGCTCTATTTCATAGAAATTTCTTTAACGACCGTGAATGCATATCAGATCCGC includes:
- the LOC137274556 gene encoding scavenger receptor class B member 1-like; its protein translation is MEVAIRLQIGVYVSNFSKIRQLEHTTSYFHPIFWFNESTLITDGLASQLRTELVEVVQAVSVLHYVLPCVGAVLVVISVVYTLYRRKRQRKLRNQSLENTGQPKPESDSREDDPLLVT